AAACATGTTTTTCTTGAAAAGCCAATATCCAACACCGTTGCAGAAGCTGAAGAAATAATTAGCCTAGCAAAAAAGCATAATGTGCAAGGACAGGTTGGGCACGTAGAGCGGTTTAACCCTGCTTTTATTGCCACTAAAAACAACATACATAACCCAATGTTTATAGAAACGCACCGCTTGGCAGAATTTAACCCCCGCGGTACTGATGTGCCTGTAGTGCTTGATTTAATGATACATGATATTGATGTAATACTTAGCGTTGTAAAAAGCAAAGTAAAAAGCATTAATGCCAGTGGTGTATCCGTAATTAGCGATACACCAGATATTGCCAATGCACGTATTGAGTTTGAAAATGGTTGTGTAGCCAACCTAACCTCCAGTCGTATATCCTTAAAAAATATGCGTAAAACGCGTTTCTTCCAAAAAGATGCCTACATATCGGTAGACTTCCTAGATAAAATGTGCGAAGTAGTAAAAATGAAAGATGCACCCGAAACACCAGGTGATTTTGATATGGTATTACAAAATGCTGAAGGAATAAAAAAGCAAATTTATTTTGAGAATCCAAACATTGAGGCAAACAATGCAATACTAGATGAACTGGAAACGTTTGCCGATGCTATAAACAACAACACTACCCCTATTGTTACACTACAGGACGGTACCGATGCCTTGCGTATTGCTTATCAAATAATAGACTGTTTTAACGAATAAAAACAAACAATAAACTAAATAATACCAACATCATGAAAAACATAGCAGTAATTGGCGCAGGTACTATGGGCAATGGTATTGCACATACATTTGCACAAAGCGGCTTTAGCGTAAAACTTATTGATATATCCGAAAAATCGTTAGATAAAGGCATGGCTACTATAGCTGCTAACCTTGACAGAATGGTAGCTAAGGGTAAAATAACCGAAGAGGACAAACACAATACTATTGGTAATATTATTACCTATACCGATATTAAAGATGGTGTTTTAAATACTGACCTTGTTGTAGAGGCTGCCACTGAAAACGTAGATTTAAAACTGAAAATATTTAAAGATCTTAATGATTTTTGCGACGAAAAAACCATTTTGGCAACCAATACGTCATCCATATCCATAACGCAAATTGCTGCTGTTACTACAAGGCAAGATAAAGTTATTGGGATGCACTTTATGAACCCTGTACCTATTATGAAGCTGGTAGAAATTATTAGAGGCTACAATACCTCTGATGAAGTTACCAAAACCATTATGGAATTATCAGAAAAACTGGGCAAAGTACCTGTAGAGGTTAACGATTACCCTGGTTTTGTGGCAAACAGAATATTAATGCCAATGATTAACGAAGCTATAGAAACACTATATAACGGCGTAGCAGGTGTTTATGAAATAGATACCGTTATGAAACTTGGTATGGCACACCCAATGGGACCTTTACAACTTGCCGATTTTATTGGTTTAGATGTATGCCTGTCAATACTAAACGTAATGTACGATGGTTTTAAAAACCCAAAATATGCACCATGCCCGCTATTGGTAAACATGGTACAGGCAGGCAAACTTGGTGTAAAATCTGGCGAAGGTTTTTATGATTATTCCGAAAGCAAAAAAGCTGAAAAAGTAGCCTACAAAAAGTAATTAGCAATTATTACTTGCTAGTACAAATTAATAAAACAAAAAATCCCTCTAAACCTGTTTTCGGCTTTAGAGGGCTATTTCAACTATGGCAAAAATAGTTCCTTTTAAAGCCGTACGACCTACCCGCGATAAGGTAAGTTTAGTAACGTCACGCTCTTACGATGAGTATAGCCCGGCAGAGCTTGCCTCGCAACTAGAGTACAACCCCTTTTCTTTTCTACATATTTTAAATCCAGCTTATGTAAACCTGCAAAAAATATCGACTAATACGCGATTTAAAGCAGTACATTTAAAATATGAAGAGTTTAAAGAGGCACAAGTTTTAAAAAAGGAAACAGAAAATGTATTATTTCTGTACGAAATAGAAAGTAAACATAATACCTACACAGGCATAATTGCAGGAGCATCTATAGCCGATTACAGGAATAACGTCATTAAAAAACATGAAGATACATTATCCTATCGGGTAGAGTATTTTAAAGACTATTTGTACGAAACAGGGTTTAATACCGAACCCGTACTCATAACCTATCCAGACCAGCCTGCCTTACAAGATTGGATAGTTAAACGAAAACAGAAACGTCCTTTGTACCTGTTTTCATCGCCCAATAAGGATAAACACACCCTTTGGCGTATAAAAGACCCTGCTGAAATTGCTTGGTTACAACAACAATTTAAAGGTATTAATAGCCTTTACATTGCCGATGGTCATCATCGCTCGGCTTCAGCCAATATGCTATACGAACAAGAAAAAAGTAGTGGCAACGAGAATTTAAATCACTTTATGAGCTTTTTAATACCCGAAAGCGATTTAAAAATTTACGAGTACAACCGTATAATTCATGACCTGAACAAACTAAGCAAAACAGAATTTTTAGACGCACTAAGCAAAGACTTTACAGTTAAAAATCGTAAGCAGGAATTATGGAAACCCGACAGAAAGTTTAGTTTTGGTATGTACCTCGATGGCGAATTTTATGCCCTACATCTTAAAGAAACCAATTTTAGTACCGTTTACGAAGCACTAGATGCGCGAATATTATACGATAAAGTACTCCGACCCCTACTCGGGATTATAGATTTACGTAATGATGAACGTATTGAATACATACCCGGTAGTCGCCCTATAACCAACATTAAAAAAATGGTAGACGAAAGTGAGTTTGAAGTTGGTTTTATGCTTTGCCCTCCTACTATTGCAGAAATCAAAAATTTGGCAGATAATAGTTTAATTATGCCACCCAAAAGCACCTATATAGAGCCAAAGTTAAGAAACGGACTAGTCGTGTATGAAATTACGCCCGATTCATAATTACAAACTTCATACAACTGTACTAAAAAAAGTTATGCCAATAAAAGATAATCTACATACTATAAAATCATCATTGCCCGAAAATGTTACCCTTGTAGCCGTTTCCAAAACCAAACCCGTAGCCAACCTTATGGAAGCCTACAATGCAGGGCAGCGTGTATTTGGCGAAAACAAAATACAGGAAATGACCGAAAAGTGGGAGCAAATGCCAAAAGATATTGCCTGGCACATGATAGGGCATGTACAAACCAATAAGGTAAAATACATGGCACCCTATGTAAGTTTAATACATGGTGTAGATAGCCTTAAATTACTTAAAGAAATAAATAAGCAAGCCAAAAAATGCAACAGGGTTGTTAATTGCCTATTACAAATGCACATTGCCGAAGAAGAAACCAAATTTGGTATGGATACGGATGAGTTAGAAGCACTTATAAATTCAGATGAATTTAAAAGCTTTAAAAATGTAAATGTTGTAGGTCTTATGGGTATGGCTACATTTACCGACAACCAAGAGCAAGTAAAAAAAGAGTTCCTGCACCTCAAATCATTATTTGATGAGCTAAATTGTAAACCTGCAACATCAAACTTTGAACCCCAAATTTTAAGCATGGGCATGAGCGGAGATTATAAAATAGCTGTTAACTGTGGTAGTACTATGGTGCGTATTGGCAGCAGTATTTTTGGTAGCCGCAAATAATTAGTCGTAAATACAGTACAAATCATGCATATTATGAATAATTGTCTCTTTATTCGTATATTTGATATTAACGATTTATGAGAAACAACATTTTGAACTTTTACGATAAAAATTCCACCTTCGGGTTTTAAAGTATGTATGCAATACTTGATATAGAAACCACAGGAGGACAATATAATGAGGAGGGTATAACGGAAATTGCCATTTATAAGTATGACGGGCACGAAGTAATAGACCAATTTATAAGCCTTGTTAACCCCGAAAAACCCATACAACCTTTTGTGGTAAAACTTACAGGCATTAACAATGCCATGCTGCAAAGTGCTCCCAAATTTTACGATATAGCAAAACGCATTGTAGAAATTACTGAGGGCTGCATTATTGTGGCACATAATGCACAGTTTGACTACAGAATACTCCGTACCGAGTTTGAACGATTGGGCTATAAGTACGAAAGGCAATCGCTTTGTACCGTAGAGTTATCGCAAAAACTAATGCCCGAGCAAAAATCACACAGTCTAGGTAAATTGGTTCGTGCGCTAGGCATACCCATGAGCGACAGGCATCGTGCCACGGGTGATGCATTAGCTACAGTACAACTCTTTAAAATGCTATTGGCTAAAGATGTTGAAAAAGAAATTATAAAAAGCCTCATAAAATCAAATAAAAAACTCGATATACAACCTAAACTTTTTGATTTATTAACTGATATTCCGTCGATTACTGGATTGTACTATATGTATAAAGAAAATGGCGATCTAATATACATCGGTAAGAGTAATAACATTAAAAAAAGGCTCAACCAGCACTTTACCAGTACAGCCCGAAAAGCAAAACGGCTGCAACGCGATGTATTTACCATAAGTTACGAGGAAACAGGTAGCGAGCTTATAGCTTTGCTTAAAGAGTGCCAAGAAATTAAAGTTAATAAACCATCGCAAAACCGCGCTTTAAAAAGAACTGTTTTTCCATGCTCGTTATATGCCGAGAAAAACGAGGATGGGTATTTATGCCTTGCGGTTAAAAAAACAGATGGGCGCAAAAAAGAGATTTTATCATTTACTAGTACTAACGAGGCAAAAAATATCTTGTTTAAAATAACAGATAAGTACAAGCTGTGCCAAAAGTTGAGTGGATTGGATAGTAGTGCAAAATCAACATGCTTTCCGTACAAAATGGGCGAATGTTACGGTGCTTGCGCAGGTGGCGAACCACCAACAGAGTACAACAAACGTGTTACTGAGTTTATTAACTACAACAGTTTTAATCATCAAAACATGATTATTATTGATAAAGGCAGAGCGGTAGATGAACGTAGCGCAGTACTGATAGAAAAAGGCGTTTACAAAGGCTATGCATTCTTTAATCTTAATTATCAAGTAACCAATCCTGATGTATTAAAAAATATTCTTGTTCCGATGGAGCATAACAGAGACATAAAAAACATCATACAAGGCTACATCCGAAGAAAACGAGCCTTAAAAATAATACGATTCTAAAAAGTTGTAGTAATTTTGGAGCTAATAGCATTTTAGCACATACAAGCAAATATGTCTGGAAATTTCAGAAAAAAACTTCACGAAATAATATACGAAGCCGATACACCTGCAGGAAAACTGTTTGATGTAGTATTGCTATTGCTTATATTAATAAGTGTAGTAACCGTAATGCTAGAGAGCGTAGCCAGTATTGCAGCAGTATATGGTGAAGAGCTCAATATTATAGAGTGGATTGTTACCATATTTTTTACCATAGAGTATATTGCCCGAATTGCATCGGTAAAAAAACCAGCAGCTTATATTTTTAGCTTTTACGGCGTAATCGACTTACTTTCTACACTACCCAAATACGTCGATTTGTTATTCCCAGGGCTAGGCTTCCTACTCTCAATACGGGCTTTACGCCTGTTAAGGGTTTTCAGGATATTAAAACTAATGCATTTTG
The Flavobacterium litorale genome window above contains:
- a CDS encoding Gfo/Idh/MocA family protein, which codes for MLKIGVLGAGHLGKIHLRLLNQSQKYELVGFYDPNDENANKVASEFGYKKFNSIQELIAVVDVVDIVTPTLSHYDCAKEVIQAGKHVFLEKPISNTVAEAEEIISLAKKHNVQGQVGHVERFNPAFIATKNNIHNPMFIETHRLAEFNPRGTDVPVVLDLMIHDIDVILSVVKSKVKSINASGVSVISDTPDIANARIEFENGCVANLTSSRISLKNMRKTRFFQKDAYISVDFLDKMCEVVKMKDAPETPGDFDMVLQNAEGIKKQIYFENPNIEANNAILDELETFADAINNNTTPIVTLQDGTDALRIAYQIIDCFNE
- a CDS encoding 3-hydroxyacyl-CoA dehydrogenase family protein — encoded protein: MKNIAVIGAGTMGNGIAHTFAQSGFSVKLIDISEKSLDKGMATIAANLDRMVAKGKITEEDKHNTIGNIITYTDIKDGVLNTDLVVEAATENVDLKLKIFKDLNDFCDEKTILATNTSSISITQIAAVTTRQDKVIGMHFMNPVPIMKLVEIIRGYNTSDEVTKTIMELSEKLGKVPVEVNDYPGFVANRILMPMINEAIETLYNGVAGVYEIDTVMKLGMAHPMGPLQLADFIGLDVCLSILNVMYDGFKNPKYAPCPLLVNMVQAGKLGVKSGEGFYDYSESKKAEKVAYKK
- a CDS encoding DUF1015 domain-containing protein translates to MAKIVPFKAVRPTRDKVSLVTSRSYDEYSPAELASQLEYNPFSFLHILNPAYVNLQKISTNTRFKAVHLKYEEFKEAQVLKKETENVLFLYEIESKHNTYTGIIAGASIADYRNNVIKKHEDTLSYRVEYFKDYLYETGFNTEPVLITYPDQPALQDWIVKRKQKRPLYLFSSPNKDKHTLWRIKDPAEIAWLQQQFKGINSLYIADGHHRSASANMLYEQEKSSGNENLNHFMSFLIPESDLKIYEYNRIIHDLNKLSKTEFLDALSKDFTVKNRKQELWKPDRKFSFGMYLDGEFYALHLKETNFSTVYEALDARILYDKVLRPLLGIIDLRNDERIEYIPGSRPITNIKKMVDESEFEVGFMLCPPTIAEIKNLADNSLIMPPKSTYIEPKLRNGLVVYEITPDS
- a CDS encoding YggS family pyridoxal phosphate-dependent enzyme, whose product is MPIKDNLHTIKSSLPENVTLVAVSKTKPVANLMEAYNAGQRVFGENKIQEMTEKWEQMPKDIAWHMIGHVQTNKVKYMAPYVSLIHGVDSLKLLKEINKQAKKCNRVVNCLLQMHIAEEETKFGMDTDELEALINSDEFKSFKNVNVVGLMGMATFTDNQEQVKKEFLHLKSLFDELNCKPATSNFEPQILSMGMSGDYKIAVNCGSTMVRIGSSIFGSRK
- a CDS encoding exonuclease domain-containing protein, with product MYAILDIETTGGQYNEEGITEIAIYKYDGHEVIDQFISLVNPEKPIQPFVVKLTGINNAMLQSAPKFYDIAKRIVEITEGCIIVAHNAQFDYRILRTEFERLGYKYERQSLCTVELSQKLMPEQKSHSLGKLVRALGIPMSDRHRATGDALATVQLFKMLLAKDVEKEIIKSLIKSNKKLDIQPKLFDLLTDIPSITGLYYMYKENGDLIYIGKSNNIKKRLNQHFTSTARKAKRLQRDVFTISYEETGSELIALLKECQEIKVNKPSQNRALKRTVFPCSLYAEKNEDGYLCLAVKKTDGRKKEILSFTSTNEAKNILFKITDKYKLCQKLSGLDSSAKSTCFPYKMGECYGACAGGEPPTEYNKRVTEFINYNSFNHQNMIIIDKGRAVDERSAVLIEKGVYKGYAFFNLNYQVTNPDVLKNILVPMEHNRDIKNIIQGYIRRKRALKIIRF